A stretch of Miscanthus floridulus cultivar M001 chromosome 13, ASM1932011v1, whole genome shotgun sequence DNA encodes these proteins:
- the LOC136498936 gene encoding 14-3-3-like protein GF14-C — protein sequence MSREENVYMAKLAEQAERYEEMVEYMEKVAKTVDVEELTVEERNLLSVAYKNVIGARRASWRIVSSIEQKEESRKNEEHVAQIKEYRGKIEAELSNICDGILKLLDSHLVPSSTAAESKVFYLKMKGDYHRYLAEFKTGAERKESAEGTMVAYKAAQDIALAELAPTHPIRLGLALNFSVFYYEILNSPDKACNLAKQAFDEAISELDTLGEESYKDSTLIMQLLRDNLTLWTSDITEEGIEEGKEASKGDAE from the exons ATGTCGCGGGAGGAGAATGTCTACATGGCCAAGCTGGCTGAGCAAGCAGAACGGTACGAGGAAATGGTTGAGTACATGGAGAAGGTGGCTAAGACCGTTGATGTGGAAGAGCTCACTGTTGAGGAGCGTAACCTCCTATCTGTTGCCTACAAGAATGTGATTGGGGCCCGCCGTGCCTCATGGCGCATTGTCTCCTCCATCGAGCAGAAGGAGGAGTCCCGCAAGAATGAGGAACATGTTGCTCAGATTAAGGAGTACCGTGGCAAGATTGAGGCTGAATTGAGCAACATTTGTGATGGTATCCTGAAGCTGCTTGACTCGCACCTTGTGCCTTCCTCCACTGCTGCAGAGTCCAAGGTGTTTTACCTCAAGATGAAGGGCGATTATCACAG GTACCTTGCTGAGTTTAAGACTGGTGCTGAGAGGAAGGAATCTGCAGAGGGCACAATGGTGGCTTATAAGGCAGCCCAG GATATTGCATTGGCTGAACTGGCACCTACTCATCCCATAAGGCTTGGACTTGCACTTAACTTCTCAGTGTTCTATTATGAGATTCTGAACTCTCCGGACAAAGCTTGCAACCTTGCTAAGCAG GCATTTGATGAGGCTATTTCTGAGTTGGACACGCTTGGCGAGGAATCCTACAAAGATAGCACCTTGATTATGCAGCTCCTGAGGGACAACTTGACCCTCTGGACCTCTGACATCACG GAGGAGGGCATTGAGGAGGGCAAAGAAGCCTCGAAGGGTGATGCTGAGTAG